A window of the Planococcus citri chromosome 4, ihPlaCitr1.1, whole genome shotgun sequence genome harbors these coding sequences:
- the PhKgamma gene encoding phosphorylase b kinase gamma catalytic chain, skeletal muscle/heart isoform, producing the protein MTKDDQKDDDFLPDKDAAKEFYAKYEPKEVLGRGISSTVRRCIEKETGVEYAAKIIDVSSSPEIRDCTLEEVRILRVVLGYPYIIQLYDVFESETFIFLVFELCRNGELFDYLTSVVTLSEKKTRFIMRQILEALSHIHAHNIVHRDLKPENILLDDAMNIKITDFGFARVLQDGEMLTELCGTPNYLAPEVLRAGMYEDAEGYSNPVDMWACGVIMYTLLVGCPPFWHRKQMIMLRNIMEGNYSFDSPKWADISDSPKDLIKKLLVNEPKDRLTVVEALDHPFFHVMMWDQEITPLKKSLSVKSRKFSVIAELAHALRIRPFNARKKFKYAILCVRAVIRLSRLRYGPETITVELSKTDPYRHKALRQVIDACAFHVYGHWVKKGEGQNRAALFENVPKVELRHLYMSNISPVS; encoded by the exons ATGACTAAAGATGATCAGAAAGACGATGATTTCCTGCCAGACAAAGACGCAGCCAAAGAGTTCTACGCTAAATATGAACCTAAAGAGGTTTTGGGCag AGGGATTAGTTCAACTGTACGGAGATGTATCGAGAAAGAGACCGGTGTCGAGTATGCTGCTAAGATAATCGATGTGAGCTCCAGTCCTGAGATTCGAGATTGTACGTTGGAGGAGGTTCGAATACTACGAGTCGTTTTGGGGTATCCTTATATAA TCCAACTGTACGATGTTTTCGAATCAGAAACGTTCATCTTCTTGGTTTTCGAGTTGTGCAGAAATGGCGAACTGTTCGACTATCTTACTTCGGTGGTCACGTTGAGTGAAAAGAAAACGAG ATTCATAATGCGACAGATATTAGAAGCTTTGTCTCATATCCACGCTCACAATATCGTTCATCGTGATTTGAAACCGGAAAATATCTTGCTCGACGATGCTATGAATATAAAGATCACCGATTTCGGTTTTGCCAGAGTATTACAAGATGGTGAAATGCTCACAG AATTATGTGGCACGCCAAATTACTTAGCCCCTGAAGTATTGAGAGCTGGTATGTACGAAGATGCCGAAGGGTATTCTAATCCTGTGGACAT GTGGGCCTGCGGTGTGATCATGTATACGct tTTAGTCGGATGTCCTCCGTTTTGGCACCGGAAACAGATGATAATGCTGAGAAATATCATGGAGGGTAATTATTCGTTCGATTCGCCGAAATGGGCTGATATTTCAG ATTCGCCGAAGGATTTGATTAAAAAACTGCTCGTTAACGAGCCTAAAGATCGTTTAACGGTCGTCGAAGCTTTAGATCATCCATTTTTCCATGTTATG ATGTGGGATCAAGAGATAACGCCGTTGAAAAAAAGTCTGAGCGtgaaatctcgaaaattcagcGTAATCGCTGAATTGGCTCAT GCTTTGAGAATTCGTCCATTTaatgcaagaaaaaaattcaaatacgcAATATTGTGCGTTCGAGCTGTGATTAGATTAAGTCGTTTGAGATACGGACCCGAAACAATTACCGTGGAATTGAGCAAAACCGACCCTTACCGGCATAAAGCTCTACGACAG GTTATAGACGCGTGCGCATTTCACGTATACGGTCACTGGGTTAAAAAAGGAGAAGGGCAGAATCGAGCCGCATTATTTGAGAATGTGCCAAAAGTGGAACTTCGCCATTTATACATGAGTAATATTTCACCCGTATCGTAG
- the LOC135844300 gene encoding uncharacterized protein LOC135844300 produces MDSSNDTSDQVASKPTPEEVDTPKEDNTISDPLSIGNSKDDPAQSTPKPCSETEVNTESNAVGAVDDATCKRSRDDEQCSPASKRSKNSSDEVPSFENHSNRLKFAFDEYNDPIDILAQNACTRSEPLKGRISNSRVPDLIEEYDDLILEDKEREKEGVARKEDCYFRNTQPLEYVNEYDFLIFEDEERKKDELARRRELGEEQLMRRLALEYAEIMASGGSTEEFLKRVGIR; encoded by the exons ATGGACAGCAGTAACGATACCTCTGATCAAGTCGCATCGAAACCCACCCCTGAAGAAGTCGATACTCCCAAAGAAGATAATACGATCAGCGACCCTCTCAGTATTGGAAACAGTAAAGACGATCCTGCCCAATCCACACCGAAACCCTGCTCTGAAACCGAAGTTAATACTGAAAGTAATGCTGTCGGTGCTGTCGATGATGCCACGTGTAAACGTTCTCGTGATGATGAACAGTGCTCGCCAGCTTCAAAGAGGAGTAAAAATTCATCGGATGAAG tgCCTTCATtcgaaaatcattcaaatcgattaaaatttgcCTTCGACGAGTACAATGATCCGATAGATATTTTGGCTCAGAACGCTTGTACACGAAGCGAACCGTTAAAAGGACGCATATCGAATAGCAGAGTTCCAGACCTGATCGAAGAATATGATGATTTGATACTAGAAGACAAAGAGCGTGAAAAGGAAGGAGTAGCTAGAAAAGAGGATTGTTATTTTCGAAACACTCAACCCCTGGAATATGTGAATGAATacgattttttaatattcgaaGACGAAGAGCGTAAAAAGGATGAGCTAGCTAGAAGAAGAGAATTAGGTGAGGAGCAATTGATGAGGAGACTCGCGCTAGAGTATGCGGAGATTATGGCGAGTGGAGGAAGTACTGAAGAGTTTCTGAAAAGAGTAGGTATTCGCTAG
- the LOC135845302 gene encoding uncharacterized protein LOC135845302 isoform X1: protein MVGIKEEPSPMEVSDVTSDNLMELGESSVVDIEALPSKIRSYLKMDQVEFSYTLQDYWKKETSTLPKLTESLYIDEENFLDTLLHIIVSLRKVWQKFYVKGMKGWQAKEWLPICLSSYLSLKVIAKEYLKEPNELFFSLFELWPYSERRFQELLPSSAKSPSKQTSILKGILIIHMLDDYFGEKVQEAILEIMREKYSVDSSEKLWKILSEDGFDVAEFVDSYKMLGTDLPVISTLQNNTDISFENDASSRYPKFPVTVCTMSDSGSRVEKIMIEGKTSLHSFKEGGAKWIKVNSSNAGLYALNYNGNLKNVCSLRISELEKLNSIDRASLLLNLDFSTIDGLELSMECFKFLKTEKDVLPLATACRKFLYINRFLYGTHSYEVFSDHIKSLFKVEGDIFDDRINKDDAKRTFHCMMFHIGCFVGSEECLKKAKDIFQSFIERDTSMPVEFRNCVFIYGARGSAVSGEIIRKKYLEEKDELKKKLLARALGSLKEADLKMCFTEIISKGKMPPDHVMIFFHTCAIVGSFLPAWKFLITSRESLIKQLKMDIFMLIIGEFVPSMYLDEHFAELDDLLNNISNYEGKRCLIETAKKKKAFVSEDKVTYEEEFEYVVAKRAKLDESATLDRAPELNVLVFNDTTLWSTLEFFEGCDIATLSRINAWEIIRTFVPLFFHKKLCILRPPCWGKTTTLHILKLFLSKVFNQETSEEKKDVIPIDVFKGRQRFVFGNRALAFFHSAEDETTRTDDETTGTDDETTRTDDETTRTENLNSYKESYLCCHLDLSVVTKNTVSEIKDEISHAVHVTLATYKSFLSDHKRFKKCVDGTCPETGDHLIILRDALTYLKNLKVFGSLRKLILIDEIDMPILKLRNAKHRETMEKDLQSFTRCIVSAGYQIICFGVFPDFCENALSDKLTEICKLDKGALKPVFGVNSVEVMNCKNEDGSLAECAGGFTYPGTKLFSLYCMYLLERKMFEFETVWVKSKSYAFVWETFGNSYHLCNLAMRLLDNEYVFTEKEGDSSDRCALDLFYHTGFVVKLYAEDLSLDMWLNAKNDYKNQRDPTKLVYYAFPNNIMKNTLLKFLRLRIAHDFFNSVDDFKVMIDEFVNGNKVEIKKRICGLYNPTKISCEKDYETQLRAILFVALRKLYYISRQSRSGTGIFDLALYPKGVKSPCYVIEEKFTDKVPSEADQHEKELNHLSAVALHQIRSKGYNADFDPEGENTISIGIAVSPYAISCSVIELKAIKTCQCKNPIPLCKAFLETKLDPHHVPI, encoded by the exons ATGGTTGGAATAAAAGAAGAACCGTCTCCGATGGAGGTAAGCGAC GTGACGAGTGATAATCTCATGGAGCTCGGCGAAAGCAGCGTAGTCGACATAGAAGCACTTCCTTCAAAAATCAGATCGTATTTGAAGATGGACCAAGTTGAATTTTCGTATACTTTACAGG attattggaaaaaagaaacttcAACGCTTCCGAAACTAACTGAATCTCTGTATATTGACGAAGAAAACTTTTTAGACACGTTGTTACACATCATTGTTTCATTGCGTAAGGTCTGGCAAAAGTTTTATGTAAAAG GGATGAAGGGGTGGCAAGCGAAAGAGTGGCTGCCTATTTGCTTGAGCAGTTACTTAAGTTTGAAAGTTATAGCCAAGGAATATCTGAAAGAGCCAAAC gaattatttttttcattatttgaattGTGGCCGTATTCTGAGAGACGCTTTCAAGAATTACTTCCTTCATCAGCAAAGAGTCCTTCTAAGCAGACTTCTATTTTGAAA ggaattttaATCATTCACATGCTGGATGATTACTTTGGTGAAAAAGTACAAGAAgcaattttagaaattatgCGAGAGAAGTATTCGGTGGACAGTTCGGAAAAACTGTGGAAGATTTTAAGTGAGGATGGATTTGATGTAGCTGAATTCGTCGATTCGTATAAGATGTTGGGTACAGACTTACCCGTGATATCGACTCTACAAAATAATACCGATATCAGCTTCGAGAACGATGCCAG ttcCAGGTATCCTAAATTCCCTGTCACTGTCTGTACGATGTCAGATAGCGGAAGCagagtggaaaaaattatgatcgAGGGAAAAACGTCCTTACATTCATTTAAGGAGGGAGGCGCGAAATGGATTAAAGTCAACAGTTCCAATGCGGGATTATATGCTTTGAACTATAATGGAAATCTGAAGAATGTTTGTTCGTTGCGAATTTCTGAGCTCGAA aaattgaattcTATCGACAGAGCCAGTTTGTTACTCAATCTCGATTTCTCGACCATAGATGGTCTAGAGCTGTCTATggagtgttttaaatttttaaaaaccgaaaaagATGTACTGCCATTGGCTACAGCGTGTAGGAAATTCCTGTATATAAATCGGTTTTTGTACGGAACACATAGCTACGAAGTATTTTCA GACCATATCAAATCGTTATTCAAAGTAGAGGGAGATATCTTCGATGATAGAATAAATAAGGACGACGCGAAGCG AACGTTTCATTGCATGATGTTCCATATCGGATGTTTCGTGGGATCTGAAGAATGCTTGAAGAAAGCAAAAGACATATTCCAGTCTTTTATAGAAAGAGATACTTCTATGCCTGTAGAATTTCGTAATTGTGTGTTTATTTACGGAGCTAGAGGCAGTGCAGTTTCGGGTGAAATCATACGTAAAAAATACCTTGAGGAAAaggacgaattgaaaaaaaagttattggcCCGTGCTCTGGGCTCTTTGAAGGAGGCagatttaaaaat GTGCTTTACCGAAATTATCTCGAAGGGAAAAATGCCTCCCGACcatgtaatgattttttttcacacgtGTGCGATTGTCGGATCTTTTCTTCCTGCCTGGAAATTTTTAAT AACATCGCGTGAAAGTCTTATCAAGCAGTTGAAAATGGATATATTCATGTTGATTATTGGAGAATTCGTACCGTCTATGTATCTGGATGAACATTTTGCCGAG CTTGACGACTTGCTGAATAATATTTCTAATTACGAAGGAAAAAGATGTTTAATTGAAActgcgaagaagaaaaaagcatTCGTCTCAGAAGATAAAGTGACATATGAAGAAGAGTTTGAGTATGTCGTTGCAAAACGTGCGAAATTGGACGAATCCGCTACTTTGGACAGAGCGCCTGAACTAAACGTATTGGTATTCAATGATACGACTTTATGGAGCACGTTGGAATTTTTCGAAGGTTGTGATATTGCAACGCTTTCTCGGATTAACGCGTGGGAAATCATAAGAACGTTTGTTCCactcttttttcataaaaaactgTGCATTCTTCGACCTCCTTGTTGGGGTAAGACAACCACGttgcatattttaaaattgttccTATCAAAAGTTTTCAACCAGGAAACATCTGAGGAAAAGAAAGATGTTATCCCGATAGATGTTTTCAAAGGTCGGCAACGCTTTGTGTTTGGGAATAGAGCATTGGCTTTCTTTCATAGCGCCGAAGACGAGACAACTCGTACCGACGACGAGACAACTGGTACCGACGACGAGACAACTCGTACCGACGACGAGACAACTCGTACCGAAAACCTGAACTCGTATAAGGAATCGTATTTGTGTTGTCATCTGGACCTTTCCGTCGTCACAAAAAATACAGTTTCCGAAATCAAAGATGAAATCTCCCACGCCGTTCATGTAACGTTAGCCACTTACAAATCTTTTTTGTCTGACCAcaaacggtttaaaaaatgcGTAGATGGAACTTGTCCTGAAACCGGTGACCACTTAATAATACTAAGGGATGCCTTAACATACCTGAAGAACCTGAAGGTATTTGGATCGCTCCGAAAACTCATACTTATCGACGAAATTGATATGCCTATTCTCAAATTACGAAACGCCAAACACAGAGAAACGATGGAAAAGGATCTGCAGAGTTTCACAAGATGTATCGTTTCGGCTGGTTATCAAATTATTTGTTTTGGCGTTTTTCCCGACTTTTGTGAGAACGCTCTAAGCGATAAATTGACTGAAATCTGTAAGCTTGATAAAGGAGCTTTGAAACCAGTGTTCGGAGTGAATAGCGTCGAGGTAATGAACTGCAAGAACGAAGACGGTAGTTTAGCGGAATGTGCCGGCGGTTTTACGTATCCTGGGACGAAACTATTTTCGCtttattgtatgtatttactggaaagaaaaatgtttgagtTCGAAACGGTTTGGGTGAAATCAAAGTCGTACGCCTTTGTTTGGGAGACATTTGGCAACTCTTATCACCTTTGCAATCTTGCGATGCGCCTACTGGACAACGAATACGTTTTCACAGAAAAAGAAGGAGATTCGTCGGATCGATGTGCACTTGATTTATTTTATCACACTGGCTTTGTGGTGAAATTATACGCCGAAGATTTATCCCTTGATATGTGGCTCAATGCAAAGAACGATTATAAAAATCAACGTGACCCAACGAAGTTGGTGTATTATGCATTCCCGAACAATATCATGAAGAATACGCTGTTGAAATTTCTTCGCTTACGAATCGCACATGATTTCTTTAATAGTGTCGATGACTTTAAAGTAATGATTGACGAATTTGTGAATggaaataaagttgaaattaaaaagcgGATATGTGGACTGTACAATCCTACGAAAATTTCCTGCGAAAAAGACTACGAGACTCAACTCCGGGCGATACTTTTTGTTGCATTGCGTAAACTTTACTATATCTCTCGTCAATCGCGAAGCGGAACTGGGATTTTCGATCTGGCTTTATATCCCAAAGGGGTTAAATCACCTTGTTATGTTATAGAAGAAAAGTTCACCGATAAAGTACCATCTGAAGCAGACCAGCATGAAAAAGAATTAAATCACCTATCCGCAGTAGCATTGCATCAGATCCGATCGAAAGGCTACAATGCGGATTTTGATCCAGAAGGTGAAAACACAATTAGCATCGGTATTGCCGTTTCACCTTATGCAATTTCATGTTCGGTAATCGAGTTAAAAGCTATTAAAACTTGTCAATGCAAGAACCCAATACCACTCTGCAAAGCTTTCTTAGAAACGAAATTGGATCCCCATCATGTACcaatttaa
- the LOC135845302 gene encoding uncharacterized protein LOC135845302 isoform X2 translates to MVGIKEEPSPMEVTSDNLMELGESSVVDIEALPSKIRSYLKMDQVEFSYTLQDYWKKETSTLPKLTESLYIDEENFLDTLLHIIVSLRKVWQKFYVKGMKGWQAKEWLPICLSSYLSLKVIAKEYLKEPNELFFSLFELWPYSERRFQELLPSSAKSPSKQTSILKGILIIHMLDDYFGEKVQEAILEIMREKYSVDSSEKLWKILSEDGFDVAEFVDSYKMLGTDLPVISTLQNNTDISFENDASSRYPKFPVTVCTMSDSGSRVEKIMIEGKTSLHSFKEGGAKWIKVNSSNAGLYALNYNGNLKNVCSLRISELEKLNSIDRASLLLNLDFSTIDGLELSMECFKFLKTEKDVLPLATACRKFLYINRFLYGTHSYEVFSDHIKSLFKVEGDIFDDRINKDDAKRTFHCMMFHIGCFVGSEECLKKAKDIFQSFIERDTSMPVEFRNCVFIYGARGSAVSGEIIRKKYLEEKDELKKKLLARALGSLKEADLKMCFTEIISKGKMPPDHVMIFFHTCAIVGSFLPAWKFLITSRESLIKQLKMDIFMLIIGEFVPSMYLDEHFAELDDLLNNISNYEGKRCLIETAKKKKAFVSEDKVTYEEEFEYVVAKRAKLDESATLDRAPELNVLVFNDTTLWSTLEFFEGCDIATLSRINAWEIIRTFVPLFFHKKLCILRPPCWGKTTTLHILKLFLSKVFNQETSEEKKDVIPIDVFKGRQRFVFGNRALAFFHSAEDETTRTDDETTGTDDETTRTDDETTRTENLNSYKESYLCCHLDLSVVTKNTVSEIKDEISHAVHVTLATYKSFLSDHKRFKKCVDGTCPETGDHLIILRDALTYLKNLKVFGSLRKLILIDEIDMPILKLRNAKHRETMEKDLQSFTRCIVSAGYQIICFGVFPDFCENALSDKLTEICKLDKGALKPVFGVNSVEVMNCKNEDGSLAECAGGFTYPGTKLFSLYCMYLLERKMFEFETVWVKSKSYAFVWETFGNSYHLCNLAMRLLDNEYVFTEKEGDSSDRCALDLFYHTGFVVKLYAEDLSLDMWLNAKNDYKNQRDPTKLVYYAFPNNIMKNTLLKFLRLRIAHDFFNSVDDFKVMIDEFVNGNKVEIKKRICGLYNPTKISCEKDYETQLRAILFVALRKLYYISRQSRSGTGIFDLALYPKGVKSPCYVIEEKFTDKVPSEADQHEKELNHLSAVALHQIRSKGYNADFDPEGENTISIGIAVSPYAISCSVIELKAIKTCQCKNPIPLCKAFLETKLDPHHVPI, encoded by the exons ATGGTTGGAATAAAAGAAGAACCGTCTCCGATGGAG GTGACGAGTGATAATCTCATGGAGCTCGGCGAAAGCAGCGTAGTCGACATAGAAGCACTTCCTTCAAAAATCAGATCGTATTTGAAGATGGACCAAGTTGAATTTTCGTATACTTTACAGG attattggaaaaaagaaacttcAACGCTTCCGAAACTAACTGAATCTCTGTATATTGACGAAGAAAACTTTTTAGACACGTTGTTACACATCATTGTTTCATTGCGTAAGGTCTGGCAAAAGTTTTATGTAAAAG GGATGAAGGGGTGGCAAGCGAAAGAGTGGCTGCCTATTTGCTTGAGCAGTTACTTAAGTTTGAAAGTTATAGCCAAGGAATATCTGAAAGAGCCAAAC gaattatttttttcattatttgaattGTGGCCGTATTCTGAGAGACGCTTTCAAGAATTACTTCCTTCATCAGCAAAGAGTCCTTCTAAGCAGACTTCTATTTTGAAA ggaattttaATCATTCACATGCTGGATGATTACTTTGGTGAAAAAGTACAAGAAgcaattttagaaattatgCGAGAGAAGTATTCGGTGGACAGTTCGGAAAAACTGTGGAAGATTTTAAGTGAGGATGGATTTGATGTAGCTGAATTCGTCGATTCGTATAAGATGTTGGGTACAGACTTACCCGTGATATCGACTCTACAAAATAATACCGATATCAGCTTCGAGAACGATGCCAG ttcCAGGTATCCTAAATTCCCTGTCACTGTCTGTACGATGTCAGATAGCGGAAGCagagtggaaaaaattatgatcgAGGGAAAAACGTCCTTACATTCATTTAAGGAGGGAGGCGCGAAATGGATTAAAGTCAACAGTTCCAATGCGGGATTATATGCTTTGAACTATAATGGAAATCTGAAGAATGTTTGTTCGTTGCGAATTTCTGAGCTCGAA aaattgaattcTATCGACAGAGCCAGTTTGTTACTCAATCTCGATTTCTCGACCATAGATGGTCTAGAGCTGTCTATggagtgttttaaatttttaaaaaccgaaaaagATGTACTGCCATTGGCTACAGCGTGTAGGAAATTCCTGTATATAAATCGGTTTTTGTACGGAACACATAGCTACGAAGTATTTTCA GACCATATCAAATCGTTATTCAAAGTAGAGGGAGATATCTTCGATGATAGAATAAATAAGGACGACGCGAAGCG AACGTTTCATTGCATGATGTTCCATATCGGATGTTTCGTGGGATCTGAAGAATGCTTGAAGAAAGCAAAAGACATATTCCAGTCTTTTATAGAAAGAGATACTTCTATGCCTGTAGAATTTCGTAATTGTGTGTTTATTTACGGAGCTAGAGGCAGTGCAGTTTCGGGTGAAATCATACGTAAAAAATACCTTGAGGAAAaggacgaattgaaaaaaaagttattggcCCGTGCTCTGGGCTCTTTGAAGGAGGCagatttaaaaat GTGCTTTACCGAAATTATCTCGAAGGGAAAAATGCCTCCCGACcatgtaatgattttttttcacacgtGTGCGATTGTCGGATCTTTTCTTCCTGCCTGGAAATTTTTAAT AACATCGCGTGAAAGTCTTATCAAGCAGTTGAAAATGGATATATTCATGTTGATTATTGGAGAATTCGTACCGTCTATGTATCTGGATGAACATTTTGCCGAG CTTGACGACTTGCTGAATAATATTTCTAATTACGAAGGAAAAAGATGTTTAATTGAAActgcgaagaagaaaaaagcatTCGTCTCAGAAGATAAAGTGACATATGAAGAAGAGTTTGAGTATGTCGTTGCAAAACGTGCGAAATTGGACGAATCCGCTACTTTGGACAGAGCGCCTGAACTAAACGTATTGGTATTCAATGATACGACTTTATGGAGCACGTTGGAATTTTTCGAAGGTTGTGATATTGCAACGCTTTCTCGGATTAACGCGTGGGAAATCATAAGAACGTTTGTTCCactcttttttcataaaaaactgTGCATTCTTCGACCTCCTTGTTGGGGTAAGACAACCACGttgcatattttaaaattgttccTATCAAAAGTTTTCAACCAGGAAACATCTGAGGAAAAGAAAGATGTTATCCCGATAGATGTTTTCAAAGGTCGGCAACGCTTTGTGTTTGGGAATAGAGCATTGGCTTTCTTTCATAGCGCCGAAGACGAGACAACTCGTACCGACGACGAGACAACTGGTACCGACGACGAGACAACTCGTACCGACGACGAGACAACTCGTACCGAAAACCTGAACTCGTATAAGGAATCGTATTTGTGTTGTCATCTGGACCTTTCCGTCGTCACAAAAAATACAGTTTCCGAAATCAAAGATGAAATCTCCCACGCCGTTCATGTAACGTTAGCCACTTACAAATCTTTTTTGTCTGACCAcaaacggtttaaaaaatgcGTAGATGGAACTTGTCCTGAAACCGGTGACCACTTAATAATACTAAGGGATGCCTTAACATACCTGAAGAACCTGAAGGTATTTGGATCGCTCCGAAAACTCATACTTATCGACGAAATTGATATGCCTATTCTCAAATTACGAAACGCCAAACACAGAGAAACGATGGAAAAGGATCTGCAGAGTTTCACAAGATGTATCGTTTCGGCTGGTTATCAAATTATTTGTTTTGGCGTTTTTCCCGACTTTTGTGAGAACGCTCTAAGCGATAAATTGACTGAAATCTGTAAGCTTGATAAAGGAGCTTTGAAACCAGTGTTCGGAGTGAATAGCGTCGAGGTAATGAACTGCAAGAACGAAGACGGTAGTTTAGCGGAATGTGCCGGCGGTTTTACGTATCCTGGGACGAAACTATTTTCGCtttattgtatgtatttactggaaagaaaaatgtttgagtTCGAAACGGTTTGGGTGAAATCAAAGTCGTACGCCTTTGTTTGGGAGACATTTGGCAACTCTTATCACCTTTGCAATCTTGCGATGCGCCTACTGGACAACGAATACGTTTTCACAGAAAAAGAAGGAGATTCGTCGGATCGATGTGCACTTGATTTATTTTATCACACTGGCTTTGTGGTGAAATTATACGCCGAAGATTTATCCCTTGATATGTGGCTCAATGCAAAGAACGATTATAAAAATCAACGTGACCCAACGAAGTTGGTGTATTATGCATTCCCGAACAATATCATGAAGAATACGCTGTTGAAATTTCTTCGCTTACGAATCGCACATGATTTCTTTAATAGTGTCGATGACTTTAAAGTAATGATTGACGAATTTGTGAATggaaataaagttgaaattaaaaagcgGATATGTGGACTGTACAATCCTACGAAAATTTCCTGCGAAAAAGACTACGAGACTCAACTCCGGGCGATACTTTTTGTTGCATTGCGTAAACTTTACTATATCTCTCGTCAATCGCGAAGCGGAACTGGGATTTTCGATCTGGCTTTATATCCCAAAGGGGTTAAATCACCTTGTTATGTTATAGAAGAAAAGTTCACCGATAAAGTACCATCTGAAGCAGACCAGCATGAAAAAGAATTAAATCACCTATCCGCAGTAGCATTGCATCAGATCCGATCGAAAGGCTACAATGCGGATTTTGATCCAGAAGGTGAAAACACAATTAGCATCGGTATTGCCGTTTCACCTTATGCAATTTCATGTTCGGTAATCGAGTTAAAAGCTATTAAAACTTGTCAATGCAAGAACCCAATACCACTCTGCAAAGCTTTCTTAGAAACGAAATTGGATCCCCATCATGTACcaatttaa